A genome region from Leguminivora glycinivorella isolate SPB_JAAS2020 chromosome 13, LegGlyc_1.1, whole genome shotgun sequence includes the following:
- the LOC125232481 gene encoding probable methyltransferase-like protein 15 homolog: MTSQYKKFIKLIAKWPLDSTKGERDLGKVIRDKVKEAFESTERVNLDSELCNSQYAALNRLADNHYKNKYKRTHNSTATGLSTEECNVMLSSEVLTYLKEENKEAVEYKDHTPVLLNEAIKHLSPKDNEYYIDMTFGAGGHSRKILESSNCNLITLDRDPVAFAKAQKLAEEYPNRVTPLLGRFSELPNLLKEKGFKQQSIDGILFDFGCSSMQLDNGERGFSVSKNGYLDMRMDAGRDLTQITAREVLATANEQELYKIFKIYGEEKKAAKIAQTIIQARYMIKNIDTTQELVDIVNSCCPDEIRLDKLQRPQSNATKIFQALRIFVNNELNEINYGMVLAKYYLKIHGRLVTISFHSLEDTIIKRHIAGNIVNEVANPVPLKYLSPTMVQDQDTINYFLDTPWRAINKHVEVPSDEEVERNPRSRSAKLRAAIKVK, from the exons ATGACTAGTCAGTATAAGAAATTTATAAAACTCATAGCAAAGTGGCCCTTGGATAGCACTAAGGGTGAGAG AGACTTAGGAAAAGTAATCAGAGACAAAGTGAAGGAGGCTTTTGAGTCAACAGAGCGTGTGAACCTTGACTCAGAGCTGTGCAATAGTCAGTACGCCGCACTCAACCGCCTGGCAGACAACCACTACAAGAATAAATATAAACGGACTCACAACAGCACAGCAACTGGTTTAAGCACTGAAGAGTGTAATGTCATGCTGTCTAGTGAAGTTCTCACTTATTTGAAGGAAGAAAACAAAG AAGCTGTTGAGTACAAAGACCACACGCCCGTTCTGCTAAATGAAGCTATTAAACACCTAAGTCCAAAAGACAATGAGTATTACATTGATATGACATTTGGAGCCGGCGGGCATTCTAGAAAAATACTAGAATCATCAAATTGTAATCTTATAACATTAGACAGAGACCCAGTTGCTTTCGCAAAAGCTCAGAAACTTGCAGAAGAGTATCCCAACAGAGTCACACCACTTCTAGGTAGATTCAGTGAGTTACCAAACCTTTTAAAAGAGAAAGGTTTCAAACAACAATCAATAGATGGAATTTTATTTGACTTTGGGTGTTCCTCCATGCAACTAGATAATGGAGAAAGAGGTTTTTCAGTTAGCAAGAATGGATATTTAGACATGCGGATGGACGCAGGCCGGGACCTAACTCAAATAACAGCTAGAGAAGTACTCGCTACAGCCAATGAGCAAGAATTgtacaaaatattcaaaatctaTGGTGAAGAGAAAAAGGCTGCTAAAATTGCGCAAACTATCATCCAAGCTAGATAcatgataaaaaatatagaCACTACACAAGAGTTAGTTGATATAGTCAACTCCTGCTGTCCGGATGAAATTAGATTAGACAAGCTTCAAAGACCACAGTCTAATGCTACAAAAATCTTCCAAGCTTTACGTATCTTTGTTAACAATGAACTGAACGAAATTAATTATGGTATGGTCTTAgcaaaatactatttaaaaatCCATGGCCGTCTTGTCACAATATCTTTTCATTCATTAGAAGATACAATAATAAAAAGACATATAGCGGGTAATATTGTGAATGAAGTGGCGAACCCTGTTCCATTGAAGTACCTGAGTCCGACGATGGTGCAGGATCAGGATACAATCAACTATTTCCTGGACACACCGTGGAGGGCCATCAACAAGCATGTGGAAGTGCCGTCTGACGAGGAAGTGGAACGGAATCCGAGGAGCAGGAGTGCAAAGTTGAGAGCGGCTATTAAAGTGAAATAA